From the genome of Cynocephalus volans isolate mCynVol1 chromosome 14, mCynVol1.pri, whole genome shotgun sequence, one region includes:
- the LOC134362372 gene encoding LOW QUALITY PROTEIN: melanoma inhibitory activity protein 2-like (The sequence of the model RefSeq protein was modified relative to this genomic sequence to represent the inferred CDS: inserted 1 base in 1 codon), whose protein sequence is MEVPGAAPQPYLGLVLGKLCRTVAALPEDLRPGPGFPWELVTCAALTGLLILLFLWRSVRSVRSRLYVRREKKLAEKLSGLIEEKCKLLDKLCVVQEEYEGLESAVKDASFEKGSTEAQSLEATYEKLSSSKSKLEDEIVFLAKELKEQKSKHCEQDELMADISKRIQSLEDESKSIQSQVAEAKLICKIFQMNEERLKVAIKDALNENSQLQESQKQLLQEAEVLKEQVSELNKQKILFENSKVQAERVLSDKENHIQSLAERLLKMTDWAAVLGEDMMADDLELEMKSESQKGARLDDLPKGALKKLIHAAKLNASFKTLEGERNQIYTELSEVDKTKEELIEHITNLQTEQASLQSENTQLESENQKLQQKLKVMTELYQENGMNLHRKLIAEEKDRLEKEEKLSKVEEKVSHAAEELETYRRRARDAEEELERSVRSYQGQMTSYEKEARGSWVAAETAERHLRYLRKVNVSKRQKLAEKEFKFELFKKDPYVVDVPKTAFGRGSRGPENTLDHQMTNERGELGCDRLTDSHGPPPPSGFLSPPWEQHRRMMIPPPGHPCSDPALLPRRQDGFDPDPGGPSGPAELRSFNLPSLDKVDGPKPSQMESSRNETKDDLGNVNVPHSSVPAEREASGPGFAPPPFPAIRGPLFPVDRRGPFMRREPPFPPPPPGSMYGAPQNYFLPRDFSVQPPPPFAMRNVYSLRGFPPYVPLGAGFSPPPPHSESRGEFPSGSIPCSNEPAPEXPEAQQET, encoded by the exons atggaggtgcccggggctgcccctcagccgtacttggggctggtcctgggaaagctgtgcaggactgtggcagcattgcctgaagacctgagaccgggccctggttttccgtgggaactggtgacatgtgcggctcttactggattgttgattctcttgtttttgtggagaagtgttcgatcggtgagaagccggctttatgtaagaagagagaaaaagcttgctgaaaagctttctggactaattgaagaaaaatgtaaactacttgacaaactttgcgttgttcaagaggagtatgaaggcttggagtcagctgtgaaggatgccagctttgagaaggggtcaacagaagcacaaagcttggaggcaacctatgaaaagctgagcagctccaaatctaaacttgaggatgaaatagtctttctagccaaagaattaaaggaacagaaatctaaacattgtgagcaagatgaattgatggcagacatttcaaagaggatacagtccctagaagatgaatcgaaatccatccagtcacaagtagctgaagccaaactaatctgcaaaatatttcaaatgaatgaagaacgtctgaaggtggcaataaaagacgccttgaatgaaaattcccaacttcaggaaagccagaaacagcttttacaagaagcggaagtattgaaagaacaagtgagtgaacttaataaacagaaaatactatttgaaaactccaaagtccaggcagaacgagttctgagtgataaagaaaatcacatccagtctctggctgaacgcttgctcaagatgacagactgggctgctgtgcttggagaagacatgatggctgatgacttggaattggagatgaagagtgaatcacaaaagggtgctcgcttagatgatctgccaaaaggagctttgaagaaactgattcacgctgctaagttaaatgcttctttcaaaaccctagaaggagaaagaaaccaaatttacactgagttgtctgaagtagataaaacaaaggaagagcttatagagcatattacaaatctccagactgaacaagcatctttacagtcagaaaacacacagttggaaagtgaaaatcagaagcttcagcagaaacttaaagtaatgactgaactgtatcaagaaaatggaatgaatctccacaggaagttaatagcagaggaaaaggaccggttagagaaggaggagaaactttccaaagtagaagagaaggtgagccatgcagctgaggaactggagacctacagaaggagagccagagatgcggaagaagaattggagagaagcgttcgttcttatcaagggcagatgacttcctatgagaaagaagcgcgtggcagctgggtggcagctgagactgctgaaagacacctcaggtatttaaggaaagtaaatgtttccaagagacaaaaattagctgaaaaagagtttaaatttgaacttttcaaaaaagatccttatgtagttgatgttccaaagacagcatttg gaagaggctcaagaggcccagagaatactctggatcaccagatgaccaatgaaagaggagaattgggctgtgataggttaaccgattctcatgga ccaccacctccatctgggttcctgtcacctccgtgggaacaacaccgaaggatgatgattcctccaccaggccacccatgttctgatccagctcttcttccacgaaggcaagacggatttgatcctgatcctggtggaccgtctggcccagcagaactcagaagtttcaatctgccttctttggataaagtggatgggccaaagccctcacaaatggaatccagtagaaatgaaaccaaagacgaccttggtaatgtcaatgtgcctcattcatctgtgcctgctgaaagggaagcaagtggccctggctttgctcctccaccttttcctgcaatcagaggtccattgtttccagtggataggaggggtccattcatgagaagagaacctccttttcctccacctcctccaggaagcatgtatggagctcctcaaaattattttctaccaagggatttctctgtgcagccaccacctccatttgcaatgagaaatgtctattcactgaggggatttcctccttatgttcctctaggagctggattttcacctccacccccacattctgaaagtaggggtgagttcccttcagggtcgattccgtgctcaaatgagcctgctcccg atccagaagcacagcaagaaacctga